Proteins encoded in a region of the Chitinivibrio alkaliphilus ACht1 genome:
- a CDS encoding pseudouridine synthase — protein MEEQVRLNKYMASCGIGSRRHCDTLIRAGKVCVNGQHPELGQKITPGKDTVEYEGRPLVPSPEDTHLILHKPRGVIVSAYDPHNPYTVYDLLKEKGITVPGLQYVGRLDKDSEGLLLFTTRGDLNNALTHPRFEIKKEYSVLVADEIPDTVIARVLSRGIVSEGELLRAGRILRRDSTSEGVWYTVTLYEGKNRQIRRMVSTMGTRVLRLIRHQFATLRLGDVSYGEYRYLTGREIRGICRKVHLS, from the coding sequence ATGGAAGAACAGGTGCGGTTGAATAAGTATATGGCCTCATGTGGCATCGGATCTCGTCGGCACTGTGACACCTTGATTCGGGCCGGAAAAGTATGTGTTAATGGGCAGCATCCAGAGTTGGGGCAGAAGATAACACCTGGGAAAGACACCGTAGAATATGAAGGGCGCCCCCTCGTTCCTTCTCCCGAAGATACACATTTGATTCTTCATAAACCTCGCGGGGTCATTGTATCAGCCTATGACCCCCATAATCCCTACACTGTGTACGACCTTCTGAAAGAAAAGGGGATTACTGTGCCGGGGTTACAATATGTTGGCCGTTTGGATAAAGATTCTGAGGGGCTTCTTTTATTTACAACCCGGGGGGATCTCAATAATGCTTTAACGCATCCGCGGTTTGAAATAAAGAAAGAGTATTCGGTTCTTGTTGCGGATGAAATTCCTGATACGGTTATTGCAAGAGTGCTTTCAAGGGGAATTGTTTCAGAGGGAGAGCTCTTGCGTGCAGGACGAATTCTTCGTCGTGATTCTACTTCAGAAGGGGTGTGGTATACCGTTACTTTGTATGAAGGAAAGAATCGACAAATACGGCGTATGGTGTCTACCATGGGAACACGGGTACTTCGTTTAATACGACACCAATTTGCGACGCTTCGCCTTGGTGACGTATCATACGGAGAGTATCGATATCTCACTGGTCGTGAGATCCGTGGGATATGTAGAAAAGTACATCTCTCGTAG
- a CDS encoding polyprenyl synthetase family protein, whose protein sequence is MSDLQSYLQSCTEKIEETLDELLPSKELYPQSIHSLMRYSMFAGGKRIRPALLITAHESCGGDCFARNALYTGAAIEMLHTFSLIHDDLPCMDDDDFRRGKPTAHKAYSESLAVLGGDALCIFAYEVLSRTDNMAVVAEVSRCLGTAGMIGGQVVDIESEGKGVTLSTVEYIHKNKTAALIRCSLVCGALLAGASKKEVDLLGEYGESLGVAFQVIDDILDCTSSTDVLGKNVGSDLEKGKATWPALTSLEESRRYAHELTAQAKECAAQFGAAGERLIEVAHYLEERIH, encoded by the coding sequence TTGAGTGATTTACAAAGTTATTTACAATCCTGTACAGAAAAAATAGAAGAAACCCTTGATGAGTTGCTGCCTTCGAAAGAACTCTATCCCCAATCTATTCATTCACTCATGCGGTACAGCATGTTTGCGGGGGGAAAAAGAATTCGTCCGGCCCTTTTAATAACAGCTCATGAATCCTGTGGAGGAGATTGCTTTGCTCGTAATGCCCTGTATACAGGGGCTGCAATTGAAATGCTTCATACTTTTTCCTTGATTCATGATGATCTTCCCTGTATGGATGATGATGATTTTCGTCGGGGAAAACCAACAGCACATAAGGCGTATTCTGAATCTTTGGCAGTGTTAGGAGGAGATGCTCTCTGTATCTTTGCCTATGAAGTCTTAAGTCGTACTGATAATATGGCGGTTGTGGCAGAGGTATCACGTTGTTTAGGTACTGCGGGTATGATTGGTGGCCAAGTGGTTGATATTGAGTCTGAAGGTAAGGGTGTTACCTTATCTACAGTTGAATATATACATAAGAATAAAACAGCAGCCCTTATTCGCTGCTCTCTTGTCTGTGGCGCCTTGCTTGCAGGAGCATCAAAGAAAGAGGTAGATCTCCTTGGAGAGTATGGTGAGTCTCTGGGGGTTGCGTTTCAAGTAATTGATGATATCTTGGATTGTACCAGCTCTACGGATGTCTTGGGAAAGAATGTGGGGAGTGATTTAGAAAAGGGGAAAGCCACGTGGCCTGCCTTAACATCCCTGGAAGAATCGCGACGGTATGCTCATGAACTCACTGCGCAGGCAAAAGAGTGTGCTGCCCAGTTTGGGGCCGCCGGAGAACGGTTAATAGAAGTGGCGCACTATTTGGAAGAGCGCATACATTAA
- a CDS encoding universal stress protein, which translates to MKIVLPVDMSEVTDFVVQESISVLKAMGGSVELVHVLQSIPEALIFDESLSVLPYTYGMEEIEADRKKLLARIKERFLREEIPCDIVLLDGDPADEILTYISQSNCDWVVMGSHGHGALYHLVLGSVSEKVIDKACCPVLVVKKQKK; encoded by the coding sequence ATGAAAATCGTATTACCTGTTGATATGTCAGAGGTTACGGATTTTGTTGTGCAAGAGTCTATTTCTGTGCTTAAGGCCATGGGAGGCAGTGTTGAGCTTGTCCATGTGCTCCAGTCTATTCCTGAAGCATTAATTTTTGATGAAAGCCTTTCTGTACTTCCTTATACCTATGGCATGGAAGAGATTGAGGCTGATCGAAAAAAACTTTTGGCGCGTATTAAGGAACGTTTTCTTCGTGAAGAGATTCCCTGCGATATTGTATTACTTGATGGTGATCCAGCCGACGAAATACTCACATATATTTCACAGAGCAATTGTGACTGGGTTGTTATGGGGTCTCATGGGCATGGTGCATTGTACCATCTCGTCTTGGGCAGTGTGAGTGAAAAGGTTATTGATAAGGCGTGTTGTCCTGTGTTGGTTGTGAAAAAACAGAAGAAATAA
- a CDS encoding Maf family protein yields the protein MPEYNAPAVPWFKEESAPLVLASQSPRRKEILSDYMGITVEVCPGTVQSEHTYFETAPVEKAITTLATAKASSLPSQYAQRVILAADTVVEIDGTVLGKPHDRKHARRMLKQLSGRSHTVITAVAVLHRQRGISLVTTESTEVTFRPLSEYDIERYLSFNLYGDKAGAYGIQGAGALLVASISGCFYNVMGLPPAKTIELLRQYTIQQDTRHEYK from the coding sequence TTGCCGGAATATAATGCTCCCGCAGTTCCGTGGTTTAAAGAAGAATCAGCTCCCCTCGTCCTTGCATCTCAGTCGCCGAGACGTAAGGAAATACTTTCAGACTACATGGGAATTACCGTAGAGGTTTGTCCCGGAACTGTTCAATCAGAGCATACCTATTTTGAAACAGCACCCGTAGAGAAAGCCATTACAACCCTTGCTACAGCCAAGGCCTCTTCACTCCCCTCTCAGTATGCACAGAGGGTAATCCTCGCTGCAGACACGGTTGTAGAGATTGATGGCACAGTCTTGGGAAAACCTCATGACAGAAAGCATGCCCGCCGTATGCTCAAACAGCTCTCGGGAAGATCTCATACCGTAATAACCGCTGTGGCAGTACTCCACCGGCAACGCGGGATCTCACTTGTAACAACGGAATCAACAGAGGTCACATTTCGGCCTCTCTCTGAATATGACATAGAACGATATCTTTCTTTTAACCTCTACGGTGATAAGGCAGGAGCATATGGAATACAGGGAGCAGGCGCTCTGCTCGTTGCCTCCATTTCAGGATGCTTTTATAATGTAATGGGCCTTCCCCCCGCAAAAACCATCGAACTGCTTCGACAGTACACCATACAACAGGATACGCGCCATGAATACAAATGA
- the xseA gene encoding exodeoxyribonuclease VII large subunit, translating into MSEAYFQSPRERSAPYTVSEVNAGISHILSDTVGTMLYVTGEVLSCKHAFSGHVYLTLSDGVSKISAVLWKWAVPYVTVMPVAGDAVCCIGGVRVYEKGGVYQLDLRNIWSVGLGNYEEMLEQRYRLLAKEGIFAEERKRPLPKRIRRIGLITGEESAALYDMVRTIHTTAPYLHILVVPAVVQGSKAPESLVRAVERMNAHAQVDLCILGRGGGAKEDLSAFDTEAVVRAVAASEIPVVCAVGHQIDRSLCDLAADLSCSTPTAAAQAVLQRCDDTEGVVEELSQRLVSSMVALWQQKEGKYSAMVARTTFSKYIRNIARRAEYVHSLEERLKRSCAALVEKKHHSMLLAMHRLHGASPHAILRRGYAAVLRDGAPVTSQADTAAGELLQVRFYDGTVLVRVEKEDS; encoded by the coding sequence ATGAGTGAAGCATATTTTCAGTCCCCCCGAGAGCGAAGTGCTCCCTATACGGTTTCAGAAGTTAATGCAGGAATCTCTCATATTCTCAGCGACACGGTTGGAACGATGCTGTATGTTACAGGAGAAGTTCTTTCGTGCAAGCATGCCTTTTCCGGACACGTATATCTTACTCTCAGCGATGGGGTATCAAAAATATCAGCAGTTCTGTGGAAATGGGCTGTTCCCTATGTAACAGTAATGCCGGTTGCGGGGGATGCCGTGTGTTGTATAGGGGGCGTGCGGGTCTATGAAAAAGGGGGCGTGTATCAGCTTGATCTGCGTAATATCTGGAGTGTCGGCCTTGGAAATTATGAAGAAATGTTGGAGCAACGCTATCGTCTCTTGGCAAAGGAAGGGATATTTGCAGAGGAACGCAAACGCCCTTTACCGAAACGCATTCGTCGTATTGGGCTCATTACCGGTGAAGAGAGTGCTGCTTTGTACGATATGGTACGTACGATTCATACCACTGCGCCCTATCTCCATATACTTGTTGTTCCGGCTGTGGTACAAGGAAGCAAGGCGCCGGAGTCCTTGGTACGTGCTGTAGAGAGAATGAATGCACACGCTCAGGTGGATCTATGTATCCTCGGGCGCGGTGGTGGGGCGAAAGAAGATTTAAGTGCCTTTGATACAGAAGCAGTTGTTCGTGCCGTGGCTGCTTCTGAGATCCCTGTTGTGTGTGCCGTAGGACACCAGATTGATCGCAGTTTATGCGATCTTGCTGCAGATCTTTCCTGTTCCACCCCGACTGCCGCAGCGCAGGCCGTACTGCAACGCTGTGATGATACGGAGGGGGTGGTAGAAGAGCTTTCTCAGCGTCTTGTCTCCTCTATGGTGGCGCTTTGGCAGCAAAAAGAAGGAAAATATAGCGCCATGGTGGCGCGTACAACATTTTCGAAGTATATTAGAAACATTGCGCGGCGTGCGGAGTATGTGCACAGCCTTGAAGAACGCCTCAAGCGGTCTTGTGCAGCCCTTGTTGAGAAAAAGCATCACAGTATGCTTCTTGCCATGCATCGTCTGCATGGTGCAAGTCCCCATGCAATATTGCGCCGCGGCTATGCAGCAGTATTGCGGGATGGAGCTCCCGTTACATCTCAAGCTGATACTGCAGCGGGTGAGCTCTTGCAAGTGCGTTTTTATGATGGGACTGTTTTAGTACGGGTGGAGAAGGAGGATTCGTGA
- a CDS encoding helix-turn-helix domain-containing protein gives MNTNDTPSFNPNTPPEHSKNEESSKQPKQERVGEILKRERVKRRISIAHIAEDLKINEVYIEALEKSEYQTLPAPPYGRVYIKTIATYLDLDVDRLLKKYADETNNVLPDPQRERQNTITINVQDEKKHSHLLPIAVIFVLVGIFAYILHQQNQEDIEETPDTLQQEPSTPQPEHESYPDPFPQDTEEPAVPAQDDNDTTHTPTADTSNTTDSEALRISLDISSDSTWMQIYADGRRVENGIYYDQTILLEASDSIHINVGNNSAVTYTLNGEPLDLSGQRIRFTRITPEGVTELSRADWNAVFGQ, from the coding sequence ATGAATACAAATGATACCCCTTCGTTCAACCCAAACACCCCTCCCGAACATTCGAAAAATGAAGAATCCTCCAAACAACCAAAACAAGAGCGTGTGGGAGAAATCTTAAAACGAGAACGAGTAAAACGACGTATCTCCATAGCACATATTGCGGAAGATCTAAAAATTAACGAAGTCTATATTGAAGCTCTGGAGAAATCAGAGTATCAGACTTTGCCCGCCCCCCCCTACGGACGAGTCTATATCAAGACTATTGCCACCTATCTTGACCTTGATGTAGACCGCCTGCTGAAAAAATATGCCGATGAAACAAATAATGTACTCCCCGACCCACAACGGGAACGACAAAACACCATTACTATTAACGTACAAGACGAAAAAAAACATAGCCACCTCCTTCCCATTGCTGTGATATTTGTTCTTGTGGGTATTTTTGCCTACATCCTGCATCAACAAAATCAGGAGGATATCGAGGAAACACCGGATACCCTCCAACAGGAACCTTCGACTCCCCAACCGGAGCACGAATCGTATCCTGATCCCTTTCCTCAAGACACGGAAGAGCCCGCCGTTCCTGCACAGGATGATAACGACACGACCCATACTCCCACCGCCGACACCAGCAATACCACTGATTCAGAAGCTCTCAGAATATCCCTCGACATCTCTTCAGACTCTACATGGATGCAAATTTATGCAGATGGACGCAGGGTTGAGAATGGTATCTACTACGACCAGACGATTCTCTTAGAAGCAAGTGACAGCATTCATATAAATGTGGGCAATAATAGTGCCGTCACCTATACACTCAATGGAGAACCCTTAGATCTTTCCGGACAGCGAATCCGCTTTACCCGTATAACTCCAGAGGGGGTTACTGAGCTCTCTCGTGCAGACTGGAACGCCGTTTTCGGACAATAA
- a CDS encoding mannose-1-phosphate guanylyltransferase, which yields MNIVPVILAGGIGERFWPASRSSRPKQLLSLASDAPLIVDTLRRVVPLCEGGVRPVILTSRTLAPLFRTSLLKEYSFDILAEPVGKNTAPAIAAAAFFCRQTYGDAAVMAVVSADHAISPVQGFLDTAKYGAELAHQLKRLVVYGIPPTRPETGYGYLELGELREERGACRSYELRRFVEKPSMATAQQYVSSGEYLWNSGMFLWRTDVIIDQFRRIMPALYSAACALAEAEFSPHAMETFFHEAPSESIDYGILEKTDTICAISGCFSWDDLGSWTALERILPQDAHGNVQDGDTVFMDGCTNTLVSNSSSHPVAVIGMEDVTVVTEGDAVMVIAKKELPRLKEYLRKMKDAGFPREVF from the coding sequence ATGAATATTGTGCCTGTAATTCTTGCTGGTGGTATTGGTGAGCGATTTTGGCCGGCGAGTCGTTCTTCCCGTCCCAAACAGCTTCTTTCTCTTGCCAGTGATGCCCCCCTCATTGTTGATACCTTGAGACGGGTTGTGCCACTTTGTGAAGGTGGTGTTCGTCCCGTAATTCTTACTTCGCGTACCTTAGCACCTCTGTTCCGCACGTCCCTGCTAAAAGAGTACTCCTTTGATATTTTGGCTGAGCCCGTAGGAAAAAACACTGCTCCTGCCATAGCTGCTGCAGCATTTTTTTGCCGTCAGACATATGGAGATGCAGCAGTCATGGCAGTTGTTTCTGCAGATCATGCTATTTCTCCCGTACAAGGGTTTCTTGATACGGCCAAATACGGAGCAGAACTTGCACATCAATTGAAACGGTTAGTGGTGTATGGTATTCCACCAACACGCCCTGAGACAGGGTATGGGTACTTGGAGCTGGGTGAGCTACGGGAAGAGCGTGGTGCGTGTCGTTCCTATGAGTTGCGTCGCTTTGTCGAAAAGCCGTCCATGGCTACGGCACAGCAGTATGTTTCTTCAGGGGAATATCTCTGGAATTCCGGTATGTTTTTGTGGCGAACGGACGTTATTATTGACCAGTTTCGGCGTATTATGCCTGCGCTCTATTCCGCGGCCTGTGCCTTAGCAGAAGCCGAATTTTCTCCTCATGCTATGGAAACCTTTTTCCATGAAGCCCCCAGTGAGTCAATAGACTATGGTATTTTAGAGAAGACAGACACTATTTGTGCAATTTCCGGTTGCTTTTCTTGGGATGACCTTGGCTCATGGACTGCCTTGGAACGTATCTTGCCCCAAGATGCGCACGGGAATGTGCAAGATGGGGATACCGTGTTTATGGATGGATGTACAAACACCCTTGTGTCAAATAGCTCTTCCCATCCCGTTGCTGTGATTGGCATGGAGGACGTAACAGTGGTAACGGAAGGTGATGCGGTTATGGTTATTGCCAAAAAGGAACTACCGCGTTTGAAGGAGTATCTTCGAAAAATGAAAGATGCAGGGTTTCCCCGGGAGGTGTTTTAA
- a CDS encoding DUF151 domain-containing protein, translating to MKQLVDLRFTGIKSKELSHPVMVLESAFSQTQLYIAVNPFDANRLGLSILRFLNYSADNTLHRLMTALGGRLYMVTLEQEKEVVACFLHVRTSYGVEKIEARPGEGVYMALEEQVPLRGEESLFALGKTQKKRSLAERIRRKQTEELATYHLQ from the coding sequence ATGAAGCAGCTCGTAGATCTCCGTTTTACCGGTATTAAGTCGAAAGAGCTTTCGCATCCTGTTATGGTCCTAGAGTCGGCGTTTTCTCAGACACAATTGTATATAGCCGTAAACCCTTTCGATGCAAATCGGCTGGGTTTGTCAATTCTGAGATTTCTCAATTATTCTGCAGATAATACCTTGCACCGTCTTATGACTGCCTTGGGTGGTCGTCTGTATATGGTAACCTTGGAACAGGAGAAAGAAGTTGTTGCGTGTTTTCTTCATGTTCGCACATCGTATGGGGTTGAAAAAATAGAAGCTCGTCCTGGTGAAGGAGTGTACATGGCTCTGGAAGAACAGGTGCCCTTACGGGGTGAAGAGTCTTTATTTGCCTTAGGAAAAACGCAGAAAAAACGATCCTTAGCTGAGCGGATTCGGCGCAAACAAACTGAAGAACTCGCAACATATCACCTACAGTAA
- a CDS encoding TatD family hydrolase: MWIDSHCHLYNCSSTELASLYEQAARHRVTTLVTTATDVPTSMEVQKQVLQGSTTLSLYGACGISPESALREAHAADIETLSSLVDTPGIIAIGEIGMDGIQNAYPPMAQQEKLFRRQLRLAKTKDLPVILHSRGVERHVLNILQEEEIHRALFHCYTGDAETARSICNSGYHISFSGIITFKNAHFDTVIRACDPAKILIETDSPYLSPEPYRGKANTPQNAYLIGKYIATVLGISEKTAAEIFQKTFSSLFGTPAPNFS, translated from the coding sequence ATGTGGATAGACAGTCACTGCCACCTCTACAACTGTTCATCAACAGAACTGGCCTCTCTCTATGAACAGGCCGCACGACACCGTGTTACTACCCTTGTCACCACGGCAACTGATGTACCTACCAGTATGGAGGTACAGAAACAAGTGCTTCAGGGCAGCACCACACTTTCGCTCTATGGGGCATGCGGAATTTCTCCCGAATCAGCCCTGCGTGAAGCCCACGCCGCGGACATAGAAACCCTCTCTTCCCTAGTAGATACACCGGGAATTATTGCCATTGGTGAAATTGGAATGGATGGGATACAAAACGCATACCCTCCCATGGCACAACAGGAAAAACTCTTTCGAAGACAACTTCGCCTTGCGAAAACAAAAGACCTGCCCGTCATTCTTCACTCTCGTGGGGTAGAACGGCATGTCCTAAACATTCTCCAAGAAGAAGAGATACACCGTGCTCTATTTCATTGCTATACCGGGGATGCTGAAACAGCGCGCAGTATTTGCAATTCAGGATACCATATCTCGTTTTCTGGAATCATCACCTTTAAAAATGCCCATTTTGATACGGTTATTAGGGCGTGCGATCCTGCAAAGATTCTTATAGAAACAGATTCACCCTACCTTTCTCCTGAGCCATACCGCGGAAAAGCAAACACACCCCAAAACGCCTATCTCATTGGTAAATATATTGCTACAGTACTCGGCATCTCCGAGAAAACAGCAGCAGAGATATTTCAAAAAACATTTAGCTCACTTTTTGGAACTCCTGCACCGAATTTTAGTTGA
- the hemW gene encoding radical SAM family heme chaperone HemW, translating to MPPRIFSTTKDLSLYIHVPFCAKKCPYCDFYSCPPHDINSYIKALSQEVDGLFTEAPHLEHTPLRSVFIGGGTPSLFGQESFLLLAEIVHRFTHTADMEWTLEVNPEHFSSSMADLWCSQGVTRISLGVQTLQAKELRHIGRNHTPDDIERIFANASIKQFHSISCDIIYGLPGQTEKGLIDTIEKLTKHSSIGHISAYELTRYPTTPFGKDPSIPFPTEEELEKLTEICHDTIEQAQFYPYEISNFARTVSDESCHNKAYWERRPYLGLGPGAHSYDGSYRLSRPADLSGYTKETAKGYFSNLSVHQLSREEHREEYLFLSLRTRRGILKQEFLHQFKEPLFTGIRKEVISDLCAAGFLREEPQRVYPTRAGMLRADGIALRLL from the coding sequence ATGCCCCCACGTATATTTTCAACGACAAAAGATCTTTCCCTCTATATTCACGTTCCCTTTTGTGCAAAAAAATGTCCATACTGCGACTTTTACTCATGCCCTCCCCATGATATCAATTCCTATATCAAAGCTCTTTCTCAGGAAGTTGACGGTCTGTTTACAGAAGCACCGCATCTGGAACACACGCCCCTTCGGAGCGTGTTTATCGGTGGAGGAACCCCCTCTCTATTTGGACAAGAGTCTTTTCTCCTCCTTGCTGAGATCGTGCATCGCTTTACCCATACAGCGGATATGGAATGGACCTTAGAGGTAAATCCGGAACATTTCTCCTCATCCATGGCAGATCTTTGGTGCTCACAGGGGGTAACACGAATTTCCCTTGGCGTACAAACGCTCCAAGCAAAAGAGCTTCGTCATATTGGCCGCAACCATACCCCAGATGATATTGAACGTATCTTCGCAAACGCATCCATAAAACAATTTCATTCCATCAGTTGTGATATTATCTACGGTCTTCCCGGACAAACAGAAAAAGGTCTCATTGACACCATTGAAAAACTGACAAAACATTCCTCAATAGGCCATATCTCTGCCTACGAACTCACCCGCTACCCAACCACTCCCTTTGGGAAAGACCCCAGCATCCCCTTTCCTACAGAGGAGGAACTCGAAAAACTCACGGAAATATGTCATGACACCATCGAACAAGCTCAATTCTATCCGTATGAGATATCAAATTTTGCACGAACTGTGAGTGATGAATCGTGCCACAACAAAGCCTACTGGGAGCGTCGTCCCTATCTCGGCTTGGGCCCGGGGGCACATTCCTATGATGGATCTTACCGACTGTCTCGTCCAGCAGATCTATCTGGCTATACAAAAGAGACAGCCAAGGGCTATTTTTCAAACCTTTCTGTGCACCAATTGTCAAGGGAAGAACACCGTGAGGAATATCTCTTTCTGTCTCTGCGAACACGGCGGGGCATTCTAAAACAAGAGTTTCTTCATCAATTCAAGGAGCCCCTTTTTACAGGGATACGAAAAGAGGTTATTTCAGATCTTTGTGCAGCCGGTTTTCTTCGGGAAGAGCCTCAACGCGTCTATCCCACCAGAGCCGGAATGCTTCGGGCTGATGGAATAGCTCTGCGCTTACTGTAG
- the xseB gene encoding exodeoxyribonuclease VII small subunit has translation MTAKRKKYTFEESLEALEQAVSALESGDMPLDAAIQEFESGMKAVKRCRTDLSRAEGKIRKLVEQSDGEYVEELLDLKLDTLNEGEVTFE, from the coding sequence GTGACAGCAAAGAGAAAGAAATATACCTTCGAGGAGTCCTTGGAGGCCCTTGAACAGGCTGTTTCTGCCTTAGAGTCTGGTGATATGCCCTTAGACGCAGCTATCCAGGAGTTTGAATCGGGTATGAAAGCGGTAAAACGGTGTCGGACAGATCTTTCCCGGGCGGAAGGAAAAATACGCAAATTGGTTGAGCAGAGTGATGGCGAATATGTGGAAGAGTTGCTTGATTTAAAACTGGATACGTTAAACGAAGGAGAGGTTACTTTTGAGTGA
- a CDS encoding PHP domain-containing protein — MKLKKDRPDGVDLHIHSVHSDGANTVDELIGIARERGLAAISITDHDTLDAYPYAIEEGKRWGIEVIPGTELSCEYKGTDIHILSYFLDYENTELRQMLKNMRDARYFRAKKMVTTLNSLGVDLRFETVLRFSRGGAIGRPHIATALLHEEFVYSFREAFDKYIGYDSPAYVEKMHVTPEEIFSLVRRAGGVPILAHPGVTAVDDFLPELVQQGLAGLEVYHSDHGKATRKRYAAFCKKHRLLFTGGSDFHCDMHRPGQSIVGDPYIRYSLLAGLKKRYASFL; from the coding sequence ATGAAGCTAAAAAAAGACAGGCCTGACGGAGTTGATCTGCATATCCATAGTGTCCACTCAGATGGAGCAAATACGGTGGACGAATTGATCGGTATTGCCCGGGAGCGGGGTCTTGCCGCCATATCTATAACAGATCACGATACCTTGGATGCGTATCCCTATGCTATCGAAGAAGGAAAACGGTGGGGGATTGAAGTTATTCCCGGTACAGAGCTTTCCTGTGAGTATAAGGGAACGGACATTCATATTCTCAGTTATTTTCTCGACTATGAAAATACGGAACTGAGACAGATGTTGAAGAACATGCGCGATGCGCGGTATTTTCGTGCTAAGAAGATGGTTACAACCTTAAATAGTCTTGGGGTTGACCTTCGTTTTGAAACGGTTTTGCGTTTTTCCCGTGGAGGGGCTATTGGACGCCCGCATATTGCAACTGCGCTTCTGCATGAGGAGTTTGTCTATTCATTTCGAGAGGCCTTTGATAAATATATTGGTTACGATTCTCCTGCTTATGTCGAAAAAATGCACGTGACTCCCGAAGAGATCTTTTCTCTTGTTCGTCGTGCCGGCGGTGTACCCATTCTTGCTCATCCTGGTGTGACCGCTGTGGATGATTTTTTGCCTGAGTTGGTGCAGCAGGGGCTTGCAGGACTTGAGGTCTACCACTCTGACCATGGAAAGGCAACTCGTAAGCGGTATGCCGCTTTTTGCAAAAAGCACCGTTTGTTATTTACGGGTGGGTCGGATTTTCATTGTGATATGCATCGCCCCGGACAAAGCATTGTTGGTGACCCGTATATTCGGTACAGCTTGCTTGCGGGACTGAAAAAAAGATATGCGAGTTTTTTATAA
- a CDS encoding HU family DNA-binding protein — MSNTVTKREIVIEIANQTGLTQTEVKDIIEAFIEEISSILEANQTFEIRGFGTFYPKKRKPRPARNIHTGEVVPLRERMVPLFRYSGNLKDKINKALLGESPVTNVFDG, encoded by the coding sequence ATGTCCAACACCGTTACGAAACGTGAGATTGTTATTGAGATCGCAAATCAAACAGGTCTTACCCAAACTGAAGTAAAGGATATTATTGAAGCATTTATCGAAGAAATTTCTTCGATCCTTGAAGCAAATCAAACCTTTGAAATTCGAGGATTCGGAACATTTTATCCCAAAAAAAGGAAACCGCGACCGGCACGAAATATTCATACTGGGGAAGTTGTGCCCTTACGGGAGCGAATGGTTCCCCTCTTTCGGTATTCAGGAAATCTAAAAGATAAAATAAACAAGGCTCTTCTGGGAGAATCTCCCGTTACGAATGTATTTGACGGATAA